The DNA region TGATCGATCACTTCGGTGAGGACCGCGCCGACGAACTGTGCGAGCGCGCTTTCCAGTTCCTGACCGCTCCACTGCTAGAGCCACCCATTCTGAGTGGCACGAGGCTTGGCGCGCCAGTCATCAAGGCGTTTGCCGGGAACGGCCTGGCCATCCGGGAGTACCCGGTCGCGGTCTTGGGGGAGACGCAGGTCCGGGACATGCTCACGGCGCTGCACGGCTTCCGCAACGACGCTCTGGCCGTCTGGGAGAAGTCGGAACTTGTCACCGTCGCCCTGAAGGGGGACCGCCTGACGCTGGCGGTAGCGACCCACGGTGGCCTCGTCACCGTCGAGACGGCACGTCTGGTGCTGGCCACGGGCCGGCACGGGGTGACCAGCACTCACAACCTCCTGACGGCGTTCGGGGTGCAGACGATCGCGCCGGACATGTCGCTCGGCGTGCGTCTCGAGACGAGGGCCGAGGTGCTGGCCGCGATCGGCGTTGAGCATCCCGATCTGAAGATCACCCAGTTAGAGCGGGTGGACCGTAAGACGAAGACGTTCTGTTTCTGCGGCGGCCCGAACGGTGGTCGGATTAAGTTCACCAACTACCAGCGCTCCTTCGGGCGAGAGGTGATCACTCTCGACGGGCACGAAACCACTGAACGTCTTCCGGGGGGACGTCCACTGGCAGCTAACTTCGGCCTGTTGTGCCAGCTCGCCAGACCCGGTACCAGCACCAAAGTCCGGGACGAGATCCTGTCCGATTACTGGCGGCTCAGCGGAGGCCGGCCGGTGGCGCAGAGTCTGCGCGCGTTCATGAACAAGACGACCGAGCCGCGTAGTTGGCCGGAGTTGGCTGCGGCAGTGACGTTCGAGCCGTCCGTCAAGGACGTGACTACCGCCCGGCTCGACAGCTTGTTCACCGGCGCCGAGTACGTCAGCCTTATCGAGAGCCTCCGCCGGGTCATGGGCTCGATCCTGGACCACGCCGACACAGGCTTGTCCGTGGATGACCTTGTCGACGATGTTCTCGTGATCGGGCCTGAGGTCGAGTTCTTGTGGGACCGGGTCCCGGTCGACGAGGACTGCAAGGTGCGGGGCCTGCCGATCTACGTGGTCGGCGACGCCGCAGGGATCGCCCAGGGCATCGTGCAGGCTGCCATGATGGGCGTTGCTGCCGGCGACGCCATCGCGTCCGGTATGCCGGCATGACCGCCGTCACGACTCGTCGCCCGGTCGCGGACCGGTTCGGGCCGCTCTACCCGGAGTCGGCGATGACGTTGCCGGTCATTCCCAGCCTTCCCATGCCGAGATTCGCCGCGCCGCCACCGGACGTGCGCAACCTCAGCCCGCATTACCGCGACCATTACGGCGCCAACATCCTGCGCGAATATCCCGCCGGACGATCCGGGGACCGGCTCGCGGTCATCGACAAGGCATTCCCGCACAGCGTCTACGACATGATGCTGCTTGCCATAGTCGGCGACGACAGAGTAATCGCGTCGTCGGTCAGCGATGTCCCCGAGGCCATGCTGATGGCGCTGCTCAAGTTCTGTAGGCAGTTCGTCGGCTACGTCGACGCCTCCTCGACTCGGCGCCGGTTCGACCTCGACGGGGCGCAGCTCATGATCGGCACGAACCACGACCCGTACACGGTCGACCGCGACAACGGGCAGTGGTGGGACAAGCGGATGCACTGGCACCTCAACTGCTGGCCCGCCGCCGCCTACCGCGACGCCTCGATCGTGCCGCTGGGCGAGGTAGACGACCTCAACCGACGACGGGCGCTGGTGGACCCCATCGCGCACCTGGCCGCCCAGCTCATGCGTGACGCACCCCGTATGCAGCCGCTGCCCGCCGGCTGCCATCTGGCGGGTGACGCAGATCTGTCCGCTGCTGGTGGCCCAGTCGGAT from Micromonospora sp. NBC_01739 includes:
- a CDS encoding FAD-dependent oxidoreductase yields the protein MFFDVVVVGAGPGGLACAHEVVRQAQDLRVLLLEAGRGMRNRPCPVDRGLRCTGCAGICNVISGFGGCVHYGDGVKLSLLPSGRRLIDHFGEDRADELCERAFQFLTAPLLEPPILSGTRLGAPVIKAFAGNGLAIREYPVAVLGETQVRDMLTALHGFRNDALAVWEKSELVTVALKGDRLTLAVATHGGLVTVETARLVLATGRHGVTSTHNLLTAFGVQTIAPDMSLGVRLETRAEVLAAIGVEHPDLKITQLERVDRKTKTFCFCGGPNGGRIKFTNYQRSFGREVITLDGHETTERLPGGRPLAANFGLLCQLARPGTSTKVRDEILSDYWRLSGGRPVAQSLRAFMNKTTEPRSWPELAAAVTFEPSVKDVTTARLDSLFTGAEYVSLIESLRRVMGSILDHADTGLSVDDLVDDVLVIGPEVEFLWDRVPVDEDCKVRGLPIYVVGDAAGIAQGIVQAAMMGVAAGDAIASGMPA